A genome region from Triticum aestivum cultivar Chinese Spring chromosome 2B, IWGSC CS RefSeq v2.1, whole genome shotgun sequence includes the following:
- the LOC123041646 gene encoding transcription factor LAF1 — MGCKSCQKPKAQHRKGLWSPEEDQKLRDFIVRYGHSCWSTVPVKAGLQRNGKSCRLRWINYLRPGLKHGMFSREEEETVMSLHATLGNKWSQIAQHLPGRTDNEVKNYWNSYLKKRVQGARSPAKSAGSDAPRSPTPSESGREDSTVNRPSNSGSSGPLESSSTADESSSLTVPGATASIRPHAPVLPKVMFADWLDMDMDYGTGLMAPSALDAAFDGSPAQQGVSHQGPLQVEGLCDAVDSLHGLSNGGWDFDVDKMHMQGGAGFCDLLSMSEFLGIN, encoded by the exons ATGGGCTGCAAGTCATGCCAGAAGCCCAAGGCGCAGCACCGGAAGGGCctgtggtcgccggaggaggaccaGAAGCTCCGTGACTTTATCGTCCGCTACGGCCACAGCTGCTGGAGCACCGTCCCCGTCAAGGCCG GGCTTCAGCGGAACGGCAAGAGCTGCAGGCTGCGGTGGATTAATTACCTGAGGCCGGGGCTGAAGCACGGCATGTTCTCCCGGGAGGAAGAAGAGACCGTCATGAGCCTCCACGCCACACTCGGCAACAA GTGGTCTCAGATAGCGCAGCACCTGCCTGGCCGGACGGACAACGAGGTGAAGAACTACTGGAACTCGTACCTGAAGAAGCGCGTCCAGGGCGCGCGTTCACCAGCCAAGTCCGCCGGCTCGGACGCGCCCCGGAGCCCGACGCCCAGCGAGAGCGGCCGCGAGGACAGCACCGTTAACCGGCCGTCCAACTCCGGCTCATCCGGGCCGCTCGAGTCGTCGTCGACGGCGGACGAGTCGAGCAGCCTCACGGTCCCCGGCGCTACCGCCTCGATCCGGCCGCACGCGCCCGTGCTCCCCAAGGTCATGTTCGCGGACTGGCTCGACATGGACATGGACTACGGCACCGGCCTGATGGCACCGAGCGCGCTGGACGCGGCCTTCGACGGCAGCCCGGCGCAGCAGGGTGTGAGCCACCAGGGCCCCCTGCAGGTGGAGGGCCTGTGCGACGCCGTGGACTCGTTGCATGGGCTCAGCAACGGCGGCTGGGATTTCGACGTGGACAAGATGCACATGCAGGGCGGAGCAGGGTTCTGCGACCTGCTCTCCATGAGCGAGTTCCTCGGGATCAACTAG